In Halalkalicoccus tibetensis, the genomic window ACGGTGGACGGCGAGCTCAACGAGACCGCGCCGGGCGCCGAGGATCCCGACGAGAAGGAGGACGTGATGATGCTGACGACGGACGTCGCGCTGAAGCGCGATCCCGAGTACCGCGAGATCATCGAGCGCTTCCGGGAGAACCCGAGCGAGTTCCAGGAGAACTTCGCGAAGGCCTGGTACAAGCTGATCCACCGCGACATGGGCCCGCCCGAGCGGTTCCTCGGCCCCGAGGTCCCGGACGAGGAGATGCTCTGGCAGGACCCGGTTCCCGACGCCGACTACGAGCTGATCGGCGAGGAGGAGATCGATCAGCTCAAGGAGGAGGTCCTCGACTCGGACCTCTCGGTCTCCCAGCTCGTGAAGACCGCCTGGGCGTCGGCGTCGACGTATCGCGACAGCGACAAGCGCGGCGGCGCCAACGGCGCGCGGATCCGGCTCCGACCCCAGCGTGACTGGGAGGCAAACGAGCCCGCCGAGCTCGCGACCGTGCTCGACACCCTCGAGGGGATCAAAGAGGAGTTCAACGGCTCGCGATCCGACGAGGTGCGGGTCTCGCTGGCCGACCTGATCGTGCTGGGCGGCAACGCGGCCGTCGAGCAGGCGGCCGCCGAGGCCGGCCACGACGTGGAGGTCCCGTTCGAACCCGGTCGAACGGACGCCTCACAGGAACAGACCGACGTCGACTCCTTCGAGGCGCTGGAGCCGGAGGCCGACGGGTTCCGTAACTACCTCGGGATCGACTCGGACCGCTCGGAGGAGGAGCTGCTGGTCGACAGGGCCGACCTGCTGGACCTGACGGCCCCCGAGATGACGGTTCTGGTCGGCGGGATGCGCGCGCTGGGCGCGACCTACGAGGACGCCGACCACGGCGTCCTCACCGACCGGCCGGGGACGCTGACCAACGACTTCTTCGAGAACCTGCTCGACATGGACTACGAGTGGGAGGGCGCCGAGGACGACGAGGAATCGAAGTCCGAGGACATCATGGAGCGCGAGGAGCCCGAGAACGCCCAGGAGGTCTACGAGATCCGCGACCGGGAGACGGGCGAGACCAAGTGGACGGCGACCCGCGTGGATCTCGTCTTCGGCTCGAACGCCCGGCTTCGCGCCGTCGCGGACGTCTACGCGGCCGACGACGCCGAGGAGAAGCTCGTGAACGACTTCGTGGACGCCTGGGAGAAGGTCATGAAGCTCGACCGCTTCGACCTCGAGTAATCGCGGCCGAGCGTTCGCGGGAGTTCTTTTCGCGGCCGATCGCGGAGCGTTACGTACTCACCGAACGACGAAACCGGTAGGAAGCGAAGGCCGTAGGAGCCGTGGTGAACGGGAACACGAATATGGACGCGGCGGGCACTCGTTCACACACAGGGGTTAACGGACGGGAAGCTTTGAGAGGAGCACCTGCAAGTCGTATACCGACCGGGCGAACTCGGTCCGACGGCCATAGCCTCTCCAGTCGGCAGGTCGTACGTGTCGGACGCTGAGGATCCTACGGGACCGACTGATTCGAAACGGCCTGCCACCGGTGCTGCCGGAAGGGGTTATTCCGTTCGACGATCAAGGACCTCCATGCAGTGGTGCGACCAGCCGGTGAGACCATTCGGGAACGAGGACGTAGGGGCCCGGAACCGAAGTCCGACGGGGGACGGAGCGTGACCGACGACCCCCTCCCGGCCGAGCACCTCTCGCCGCTCGCCACGCTCGTCGACGAGGTACTCGTGGGCGTCGGCTACGAGGTGGCGGCCGCCATCGACACCGTCGACGACGCCGTCCCCGGCTACGGCGGGCTGTTCGATCCGGCGACCACCCCGGCCGAGCTGCGTCCTGCGCTCGAAAGCCTGCTGGAGTCGGGACTCACCCGGCCATCCGTCCCCGAGCCGACGAGCGACGCGTTCGTCCTCTACGTCGACGGCAGTTCACGCGGTAACCCCGGCCCCGCGGGTGCGGGCGCCGTCATCGTGGACGCTGCGGAGAACGAACTCGCCCGCCTCGGCCGACCCGTCGGCTCCCGGACGGGGAACAACACCGCCGAGTACGTCGCCCTCCAGCTCGGGCTCTCGGAACTGGTGGCTCGCTACGAGCCACGCAGGCTGGAGGTGCGCATCGATTCGATGACGGTCATCCGGGACGTCTGGGGCGGCGAGAACCCGACGGAACCGGGCGTCGAGGGATACAGCGAGGCCGTCGCGGCGGCACTGTCGAGGGTTCCGGATCACCAGTATACGCATCTGGCCGACAGCGACCCGAATCCCGCCGACGCACTGGCGACGGTGGGCGCCGATATCGCGGCCCTCGGACCTGGATAGAGAGTCATGCCGTGTGTCGTGCGAACACCGATCGGGATACTGGACTAGATCGGATCCGTACCGTTCGGCAGAACTCATGAGCGCGACGGGACTGTCGTGAGCCGTGCGGGACCTCCGGTCGCGCTGGAAACCGGCGGCGAAACTGCCGGTGACGAAACGAACGGGACTCAGGAACGCCCGCTCGTTCCTTCCGGCCACTCGCGGGCGCGACGGGACTGCCGTGAGGGAAACCGAACGGCAGTCAGGAGCGCCCGTGAACGAGCGAAGCGAGAGAACGGGCGCGACGGGATTTGAACCCGCGACAACTTGGTTCGGAACCAAGTACTCTATCCACTGAGCTACGCGCCCTCATCCCTCCGTACCGGAGGACGGGGTTTAACCGTTGTGAAGCGAACTCAGGCCTCGGCGGGGGTCCGGTCCTCGATCACCGACTCCTTCCAGGTTCCCCGCAGGAACCACGCACCGGCGAGCACCGCGCCGACGATGTGGCCGAGCGTCATCCCGACCCAGATCCCGGTCGGGCCCCAGCCGGTGGCGAAGGCGAGCAGGTAGACGGCGGGCACCCGCACGCCCCAGAGGTTGAGCCAGGACAGCGCCATCGCGGTCTTGGTATTGCCCGCGCCGCGGAAGGCCCCCAGGACGACCTGCATGACGCCGATGAAGGCGAACTCCACCGAGCGGATCCGCAGGTAG contains:
- a CDS encoding ribonuclease HI family protein yields the protein MTDDPLPAEHLSPLATLVDEVLVGVGYEVAAAIDTVDDAVPGYGGLFDPATTPAELRPALESLLESGLTRPSVPEPTSDAFVLYVDGSSRGNPGPAGAGAVIVDAAENELARLGRPVGSRTGNNTAEYVALQLGLSELVARYEPRRLEVRIDSMTVIRDVWGGENPTEPGVEGYSEAVAAALSRVPDHQYTHLADSDPNPADALATVGADIAALGPG
- the katG gene encoding catalase/peroxidase HPI is translated as MSRSNQDWWPNRLNLKILDQNVDPASPMDEEFDYAEEFEKLDFDEVKSDIEDVLTTSQEWWPADYGHYGPLMIRMAWHSAGTYRIADGRGGATGGTQRFAPLNSWPDNANLDKARRLLWPVKQKYGRSLSWADLIVLAGNVSLESMGFETFGFAGGREDDYESDEAVDWGPEDEWEASDRFDEDGGLEGNLAATVMGLIYVNPEGPDGNPDPEASAENIRESFGQMAMNDEETAALIAGGHTFGKVHGAENPDEHMGPEPEAAPIDQQGFGWESSHGSGKGSDAITSGIEGPWNDTPTQWDMGYLSNLLDHEWEPERGPGGAWQWTTVDGELNETAPGAEDPDEKEDVMMLTTDVALKRDPEYREIIERFRENPSEFQENFAKAWYKLIHRDMGPPERFLGPEVPDEEMLWQDPVPDADYELIGEEEIDQLKEEVLDSDLSVSQLVKTAWASASTYRDSDKRGGANGARIRLRPQRDWEANEPAELATVLDTLEGIKEEFNGSRSDEVRVSLADLIVLGGNAAVEQAAAEAGHDVEVPFEPGRTDASQEQTDVDSFEALEPEADGFRNYLGIDSDRSEEELLVDRADLLDLTAPEMTVLVGGMRALGATYEDADHGVLTDRPGTLTNDFFENLLDMDYEWEGAEDDEESKSEDIMEREEPENAQEVYEIRDRETGETKWTATRVDLVFGSNARLRAVADVYAADDAEEKLVNDFVDAWEKVMKLDRFDLE